The proteins below are encoded in one region of Vibrio sp. ED004:
- a CDS encoding DUF2780 domain-containing protein, translating to MKKVLITVLSSLAVFSCASTSDSEQTSSSSDTNYSQLSQTALMAAVNMWSQQNETTPLADTVADQASVTNDQAIGGIGSMLALAQNSLGSTDNKELATLIPGMSSLESTGLSSLLSSQGAVESAFSGLGMDPSMVTTFAPIILQALQSQGATSGLMDSLAAIWQ from the coding sequence ATGAAGAAAGTACTCATCACAGTTTTAAGCAGCCTTGCTGTTTTCTCTTGCGCTAGCACTAGCGACTCTGAACAAACCAGTTCATCATCAGATACCAACTATTCCCAACTATCACAAACTGCACTAATGGCAGCGGTGAATATGTGGTCTCAACAAAATGAAACAACACCTCTTGCTGATACTGTTGCCGACCAAGCGTCTGTCACTAACGATCAAGCTATCGGCGGTATTGGTTCAATGTTAGCTCTTGCACAAAACTCACTTGGTTCTACCGACAACAAAGAACTCGCTACACTGATTCCTGGCATGTCGAGCCTTGAGTCTACTGGTCTATCATCTCTGCTGAGTTCACAAGGTGCTGTTGAAAGTGCATTTTCTGGATTAGGTATGGATCCATCAATGGTTACGACATTTGCACCAATCATTCTTCAGGCATTGCAGTCACAAGGTGCAACGAGCGGCCTGATGGACTCACTTGCAGCTATATGGCAATAA
- the rplQ gene encoding 50S ribosomal protein L17: protein MRHRKSGRQLNRNSSHRKAMFSNMASSLVRHEVIKTTVPKAKELRRVIEPLITLAKTDSVANRRLAFARTRDNEVVAKLFNELGPRFAARQGGYTRILKCGFRTGDKAPMAYIELVDRPAAEEAAE, encoded by the coding sequence ATGCGCCATCGTAAAAGTGGTCGTCAACTCAACCGCAACAGCAGTCATCGCAAAGCGATGTTCAGCAACATGGCTAGCTCTCTTGTTCGTCACGAAGTTATCAAAACTACCGTGCCAAAAGCAAAAGAACTACGTCGCGTAATTGAGCCATTGATTACCCTAGCTAAGACAGACAGTGTTGCTAACCGTCGTCTTGCATTTGCTCGCACTCGTGATAACGAAGTTGTAGCAAAACTATTTAATGAACTAGGCCCGCGTTTTGCGGCTCGCCAAGGTGGTTACACTCGCATTCTTAAATGTGGTTTCCGTACTGGTGATAAAGCTCCAATGGCTTACATTGAGCTTGTAGACCGCCCAGCTGCTGAAGAAGCTGCTGAGTAA
- the rpoA gene encoding DNA-directed RNA polymerase subunit alpha, producing the protein MQGSVTEFLKPRLVDIEQINTTHAKVTLEPLERGFGHTLGNALRRILLSSMPGCAVTEVEIEGVLHEYSTKEGVQEDILEILLNLKGLAVRVAEGKDEVFITLNKSGSGPVVAGDITHDGDVEIANPEHVICHLTDDNAEIAMRIKVERGRGYVPASARIHTEEDERPIGRLLVDATYSPVDKIAYAVEAARVEQRTDLDKLVIDMETNGTLEPEEAIRRAATILAEQLDAFVDLRDVRVPEEKEEKPEFDPILLRPVDDLELTVRSANCLKAEAIHYIGDLVQRTEVELLKTPNLGKKSLTEIKDVLASRGLSLGMRLENWPPASIAED; encoded by the coding sequence ATGCAGGGTTCTGTAACAGAATTTCTTAAGCCGCGTCTTGTTGACATTGAACAGATCAATACGACACACGCGAAAGTAACTCTTGAGCCATTAGAGCGCGGTTTCGGCCACACTCTAGGTAATGCTCTTCGCCGCATTCTTCTATCTTCTATGCCGGGTTGTGCCGTAACAGAAGTTGAAATTGAAGGTGTGCTACACGAATACAGCACTAAAGAAGGCGTTCAGGAAGATATCCTGGAAATCCTTCTAAACCTTAAAGGTTTGGCTGTACGCGTTGCTGAAGGCAAAGATGAAGTGTTTATTACACTGAACAAATCAGGCTCAGGCCCTGTTGTTGCAGGTGACATCACCCACGATGGTGATGTAGAGATCGCTAACCCTGAGCACGTAATTTGTCACCTAACGGATGACAACGCTGAGATCGCTATGCGTATCAAAGTAGAACGTGGTCGTGGTTACGTTCCAGCTTCAGCTCGTATCCATACTGAAGAAGATGAGCGTCCAATCGGTCGTCTGCTAGTTGACGCTACTTACAGCCCGGTTGATAAAATCGCTTACGCTGTAGAAGCGGCACGTGTAGAACAACGTACTGATTTAGACAAGCTTGTTATCGATATGGAAACGAACGGTACTCTAGAACCTGAGGAAGCAATCCGTCGTGCAGCTACTATTCTAGCTGAACAACTGGATGCGTTCGTAGATCTTCGTGATGTACGTGTACCTGAGGAGAAGGAAGAGAAGCCAGAATTCGATCCTATCCTACTACGTCCTGTAGACGATCTTGAACTAACAGTTCGCTCTGCTAACTGTTTGAAAGCAGAAGCGATTCACTACATCGGTGATCTTGTACAGCGCACTGAGGTTGAGCTACTTAAAACGCCAAACCTTGGTAAGAAATCTCTTACAGAGATTAAAGATGTGCTTGCTTCACGTGGTCTTTCTCTAGGCATGCGTCTAGAAAACTGGCCACCAGCGTCAATCGCTGAAGATTAA
- the rpsD gene encoding 30S ribosomal protein S4 yields the protein MARYLGPKLKLSRREGTDLFLKSGVRAIDTKCKIDNAPGVHGARRGRLSEYGVQLREKQKVRRIYGVLEKQFRNYYKEAARLKGNTGANLLQLLEGRLDNVVYRMGFGATRAESRQLVSHKSILVNGKVVNVPSFKVAANDVVSIREKAKQQSRIKAALEVAEQREKPTWIEVDAGKMEGTFKRMPERSDLSADINEHLIVELYSK from the coding sequence ATGGCAAGATATTTGGGTCCTAAGCTGAAGCTTAGCCGTCGCGAAGGTACTGACTTATTCCTTAAGTCTGGTGTCCGTGCGATCGATACCAAGTGTAAAATTGATAACGCACCAGGTGTACACGGCGCTCGTCGCGGTCGTCTATCTGAGTATGGCGTTCAGCTTCGTGAGAAGCAAAAAGTTCGTCGTATCTACGGCGTTCTAGAAAAACAATTCCGCAACTACTACAAAGAAGCTGCACGTCTTAAAGGCAACACGGGTGCAAACCTGCTTCAGCTTCTTGAAGGTCGTCTTGATAACGTAGTTTACCGTATGGGCTTTGGCGCTACTCGTGCTGAATCTCGTCAACTAGTTAGCCACAAGTCTATCCTAGTTAACGGTAAAGTTGTAAACGTTCCTTCTTTCAAAGTAGCGGCAAACGACGTTGTTTCTATCCGCGAGAAAGCTAAACAGCAATCTCGTATTAAAGCGGCTCTAGAAGTTGCTGAACAACGTGAAAAGCCAACTTGGATTGAAGTAGATGCTGGCAAAATGGAAGGTACATTCAAGCGTATGCCTGAGCGTTCTGACCTATCAGCTGACATCAATGAACACTTGATCGTCGAACTTTACTCTAAGTAA
- the rpsK gene encoding 30S ribosomal protein S11 produces the protein MAKQPTRARKRVRKQVADGVAHIHASFNNTIVTITDRQGNALAWATAGGSGFRGSRKSTPFAAQVAAERCGEMAKEYGLKNLEVMVKGPGPGRESTVRALNAAGFRITNIVDATPIPHNGCRPPKKRRV, from the coding sequence ATGGCAAAACAACCAACTCGCGCGCGTAAGCGCGTACGCAAGCAAGTAGCTGATGGCGTAGCGCACATTCATGCTTCTTTCAACAACACAATCGTAACTATCACTGACCGTCAAGGCAACGCTCTTGCATGGGCTACAGCAGGTGGTTCAGGTTTCCGTGGTTCTCGTAAATCTACTCCGTTCGCAGCACAAGTTGCAGCTGAGCGTTGTGGTGAAATGGCTAAAGAATATGGCCTAAAGAACTTGGAAGTTATGGTTAAGGGTCCAGGTCCAGGTCGTGAATCTACTGTTCGCGCACTGAACGCTGCTGGTTTCCGTATCACTAACATTGTTGATGCGACACCAATCCCTCATAACGGTTGTCGTCCACCTAAGAAACGTCGCGTTTAA
- the rpsM gene encoding 30S ribosomal protein S13, with protein sequence MARIAGINIPDHKHSVIALTAIYGIGKTRSQAILAEVGIAEDAKISELTEEQIDQLRDGVAKYTVEGDLRREVSMNIKRLMDLGCYRGLRHRRSLPLRGQRTKTNARTRKGPRKPIKK encoded by the coding sequence ATGGCCCGTATAGCCGGCATTAACATTCCTGATCATAAGCATTCTGTAATTGCACTTACTGCAATCTACGGTATCGGTAAAACTCGCTCTCAAGCTATTCTAGCTGAAGTGGGTATTGCTGAAGATGCTAAGATCAGTGAACTAACTGAAGAGCAGATCGATCAACTGCGTGATGGTGTAGCTAAGTACACTGTAGAAGGTGATCTACGTCGTGAAGTATCGATGAACATCAAGCGTCTTATGGACCTTGGCTGTTACCGCGGTCTTCGTCATCGTCGCAGTCTACCACTACGTGGACAGCGTACTAAAACCAACGCTCGCACCCGTAAGGGTCCGCGCAAGCCGATCAAGAAATAG